The DNA window ATGTCCTACCGTAAGGCGATTGAGGAAAAACTCGGGTTTTCACTCCTTGAAAGGAAGGTAGGAGGGACTTCCGGCGGAGGTTCTATAATCACCCCATCAGGCCTCGAATTGATGAACCATTACGAACAATTCCGCAAAGAAGTAAAAAAGGCGCTGGAAATCATCTATCATAAATATTTTGAATAACTAACCCCTTTACTAAAAACTCAATCTCTTGC is part of the Pseudomonadota bacterium genome and encodes:
- a CDS encoding molybdenum-binding protein: MKVAYKVWLDNNGKAFGEGPYQLLKRIKKTGSLHKAAMEMKMSYRKAIEEKLGFSLLERKVGGTSGGGSIITPSGLELMNHYEQFRKEVKKALEIIYHKYFE